Proteins encoded together in one Chitinophaga sp. LS1 window:
- a CDS encoding alpha/beta hydrolase family protein, with amino-acid sequence MPALFTFLLLAFLLGPIAAIGMRQLNDSKTEICFIGNHYALLQNKLNYQEYYWNKTIIATLYLVDIATGLRWKIAENPKALLINGTLSPAEKYATWYDVALKCYRIYDISTGTTHSLPKQITAIVKWQENDTSFIAYDNYDIWEMNLTQSRCLTNHYGRKQKIIFRQLDDTLLIALNTKNKQNGFWRLTKADPMKYTMDDCLYYFPIYPIDQFKPIYANGTYLVNKQTAQSPPNLYTTTNFNIFIPQTAVPPAYTIQVQMMRFKGITGILYMPQEINPTQKYPIIFTYYGKYSNNLHRHLPLQLSEGTLNIPTYISKGYIVFIPDIQVKPGAPGASTAKTIIKSAKHLGKYPFIDKKRMGLQGFSFGGYITNYIITHSDLFAAAQETAGPTDFISGYGSIRKLTGNSYQPLYETGQNEMKVPPWGNLKRYLRNSPILKVHHINTPLLIMHNEDDNQVPWAQAAELFTALRRLQKPVWWLQYKNEGHQLTNLANQQDFTTKQMEFFDHYLKGGPMPEWMSGSGQP; translated from the coding sequence ATGCCAGCTTTATTCACATTTCTCCTGTTAGCCTTCCTATTGGGTCCAATAGCTGCTATAGGTATGCGGCAGCTGAATGACAGCAAAACAGAGATCTGTTTTATAGGGAATCATTATGCATTATTACAAAACAAACTCAACTACCAGGAATACTACTGGAATAAAACAATCATTGCGACCCTCTACCTGGTAGACATTGCCACTGGCCTGAGATGGAAAATTGCAGAAAATCCAAAAGCCTTACTCATCAATGGCACATTATCACCAGCTGAAAAATATGCAACCTGGTATGATGTAGCGCTCAAATGCTACCGCATTTACGACATTTCAACCGGTACCACCCATTCTCTTCCTAAACAAATCACCGCTATTGTAAAATGGCAGGAAAACGACACCTCATTCATCGCCTATGACAATTACGACATCTGGGAAATGAACCTTACCCAATCCCGCTGCCTCACCAACCACTACGGCCGAAAACAAAAGATCATCTTTCGCCAACTGGATGATACGCTACTCATTGCCCTCAATACAAAAAACAAACAAAACGGGTTCTGGCGACTGACAAAGGCAGATCCCATGAAATATACCATGGATGATTGCCTGTACTATTTTCCCATCTATCCAATCGATCAATTCAAACCCATTTACGCCAATGGAACATACCTGGTCAATAAGCAAACAGCTCAATCGCCACCTAACCTTTACACCACCACAAATTTCAACATATTCATACCACAAACAGCCGTACCACCAGCCTACACCATTCAGGTCCAGATGATGCGCTTTAAAGGCATTACCGGCATCTTATATATGCCTCAAGAGATCAACCCAACCCAAAAGTATCCCATCATCTTCACCTACTATGGCAAATATAGCAACAACCTACACCGCCACCTTCCGCTGCAACTCAGCGAAGGCACACTCAATATTCCCACCTATATTAGCAAAGGCTATATTGTTTTCATTCCCGACATCCAAGTCAAACCTGGTGCACCTGGGGCGAGTACAGCGAAAACAATCATTAAATCTGCTAAACACCTGGGCAAATATCCCTTCATAGACAAAAAAAGAATGGGGTTGCAGGGCTTCAGCTTTGGCGGATACATCACCAATTACATCATCACACACTCAGACCTTTTCGCAGCAGCACAGGAAACCGCCGGCCCCACCGACTTCATCAGCGGGTACGGCAGTATCCGAAAACTAACTGGTAATAGTTACCAACCGCTATATGAAACAGGACAAAACGAAATGAAGGTGCCCCCCTGGGGAAACCTAAAAAGATATTTACGAAATTCGCCTATTCTAAAAGTGCATCATATCAATACACCGCTATTGATCATGCACAACGAAGATGATAACCAGGTTCCCTGGGCACAGGCAGCCGAACTCTTTACAGCGTTACGCCGATTACAAAAACCAGTCTGGTGGCTACAATACAAAAACGAAGGTCACCAATTAACCAACCTTGCCAATCAACAGGATTTTACTACCAAACAAATGGAATTCTTCGACCACTACCTAAAAGGCGGCCCAATGCCTGAATGGATGTCTGGTTCAGGGCAACCCTAA
- a CDS encoding RNA polymerase sigma factor: protein MKNAEERSMLSLLKKGNELAFTHIYCTYGGFVHLRALFILKDAAAADDVLQEVFSQLWENRKQIDVDVPLTDYLYQRVLEICVAYELRRNNLTNELPNVEDEGDGFSELARKEFLANIHKAILQVYPPACKEILWLHVVEQKSYKEIAVERNIEVEVVRNQICRARKSLKDILGLP from the coding sequence ATGAAAAACGCAGAGGAAAGATCCATGTTGTCCCTATTAAAAAAAGGTAATGAACTTGCATTTACACACATTTATTGTACTTATGGAGGATTTGTACATTTACGTGCTTTATTTATCTTAAAAGATGCTGCTGCAGCGGATGATGTTTTGCAGGAGGTGTTTTCTCAGTTGTGGGAAAATAGAAAGCAGATTGATGTGGATGTGCCATTGACGGATTATTTATATCAGCGTGTGTTAGAGATCTGTGTTGCATATGAATTGCGACGCAATAATCTGACAAATGAATTGCCTAATGTAGAAGATGAGGGAGATGGATTTAGTGAGCTGGCCAGAAAGGAATTTCTGGCCAATATACACAAGGCGATTTTGCAGGTGTACCCACCTGCGTGCAAAGAGATCTTATGGTTACATGTGGTAGAGCAAAAGAGTTATAAAGAAATTGCGGTTGAGAGAAATATTGAAGTGGAGGTAGTACGAAACCAGATCTGTAGGGCCAGGAAGTCATTAAAAGATATATTAGGGTTGCCCTGA
- a CDS encoding alpha/beta hydrolase family protein — translation MERGNINSDGKYVSYNIAHSSNVNGIKSQVIVQSISNKWKKTFNTATTSISFSPDGKRGYFILSNDSLAILTLGTDNISYIEGVSSFRLISDYLLYNSKTDPKKLSVVGAFDRITAVLDSIIRYEYNKKNDALILIKIGQNNKRIISYYHLKTGLNNVIWEGEEVKNLLFDYANEKIAFIGISALGEKGIWVYNSGQEKAILIFNTNEIKIDSSNEIIRIHRFSENGNKLFIVAQPKEGHDDIKKIKKDANVTIWSYTDAKLKSQYERTAKEIPQYFYAIDLIRKTIISINKKNETIIDIGNDLGLIRQFSGNGDIEDEDWNPQSQYKNLFVSLQDGTRSNLPIEYPMFSRGGHFIFYQDSLNKDYFTWNLITGNKVNITRAVTSEMGKIKNPYYKIEFTSAWDYQSYWLDDDSSVILYAERDIWQADPSGKHIPVNITNGYGAKNNIVFYPVADLSTFKFRKGEELILVGFNFSNKQNGFYRIKWGIQKDPQKIVMSDYVYYNPHVLIDNGYDNQPIKATNSNVWLIRRMNAEESPNYFVTKDFKSFSPVSDVYPEKKYNWVTSELHIWKTFNGDSCQGVLYRPENFNPNIKYPIIYYYYEEYANNLNSYLIPRTFIGPINIPYIVSQGYLVFVPDIHYKFGETGMSAYNSVVSAAEYMATKPYVDSTKMGIQGHSFGGYETNFILTKTNIFAAACSASGITDLISFSGGLTSQGKSVHWMTSKGQIRLNVKLWQDPQRYINNSPLFYLDKITTPLLMMHTTDDTAVPFGQALELFNALRQFRKKVWMLIYKGEDHVLRDKHNAYDYTVRQIQFFDHYLKGKDLPSWMAPAD, via the coding sequence GTGGAACGTGGTAATATAAATAGTGATGGAAAGTATGTATCCTATAATATTGCTCACTCCAGTAACGTAAATGGTATTAAGAGTCAGGTCATTGTTCAGTCAATTTCAAATAAATGGAAGAAAACTTTCAATACAGCTACTACTTCAATTTCATTTTCTCCTGATGGTAAAAGGGGATATTTTATTTTATCAAATGATAGTTTAGCTATATTAACTCTTGGAACCGATAATATATCTTATATAGAAGGGGTGTCTTCCTTTAGGCTAATATCAGACTATTTATTGTATAATTCCAAGACTGATCCAAAAAAGCTATCGGTGGTTGGTGCCTTCGATAGAATTACAGCTGTATTGGACAGCATAATAAGATATGAATATAATAAAAAAAATGATGCCTTGATTTTGATTAAGATAGGACAGAATAATAAGCGTATTATTTCGTATTACCATTTAAAGACGGGGTTAAATAATGTTATTTGGGAAGGAGAGGAAGTGAAAAATTTGTTGTTCGATTATGCGAATGAGAAAATTGCATTTATTGGTATATCAGCTTTGGGAGAAAAGGGGATATGGGTCTATAATTCAGGCCAAGAGAAGGCTATTTTAATTTTCAATACCAATGAAATTAAAATTGATTCATCTAACGAAATTATTCGGATTCACAGATTTTCAGAGAACGGAAATAAATTATTTATAGTCGCTCAACCTAAAGAAGGTCATGATGATATAAAAAAAATAAAAAAGGATGCTAATGTAACTATTTGGAGTTATACTGATGCAAAATTGAAATCTCAATATGAAAGAACTGCAAAAGAAATCCCTCAATATTTTTATGCAATTGATTTAATTAGAAAGACAATTATTTCAATTAATAAGAAAAATGAAACGATTATTGATATTGGTAATGATTTGGGGTTAATTCGACAATTTTCGGGGAATGGAGATATTGAAGACGAGGATTGGAATCCCCAAAGTCAGTATAAAAATTTGTTTGTGTCATTGCAAGACGGAACAAGATCAAATTTGCCTATTGAATATCCTATGTTCTCAAGAGGAGGTCATTTCATATTTTATCAAGATTCCCTTAATAAGGATTATTTTACATGGAATTTAATAACTGGTAATAAAGTTAATATTACCCGTGCAGTTACATCAGAAATGGGGAAAATTAAAAATCCTTATTATAAAATCGAATTTACGAGTGCATGGGACTATCAAAGTTATTGGCTTGATGATGATAGTTCGGTTATACTATATGCCGAAAGAGATATATGGCAGGCAGATCCTTCTGGTAAGCATATTCCAGTCAATATTACAAATGGTTATGGAGCTAAAAATAATATTGTATTCTACCCAGTTGCAGACCTTTCGACGTTCAAGTTTAGGAAAGGAGAAGAGTTGATATTGGTTGGCTTCAATTTCTCAAACAAGCAGAATGGTTTTTATAGGATAAAATGGGGTATCCAGAAAGATCCTCAAAAAATAGTGATGAGTGATTATGTATACTATAATCCTCATGTTTTGATAGATAATGGATATGATAATCAGCCAATAAAAGCAACCAATTCTAATGTTTGGCTAATAAGGAGAATGAACGCGGAAGAATCGCCTAATTATTTCGTTACTAAAGATTTTAAATCATTTTCTCCTGTTAGTGATGTTTACCCAGAAAAAAAATATAACTGGGTTACAAGCGAATTGCATATATGGAAAACGTTTAATGGGGATTCTTGCCAGGGAGTGCTATACAGACCAGAAAACTTCAACCCTAACATAAAATATCCTATTATCTACTATTATTATGAAGAATACGCAAACAATTTAAACTCTTATCTTATTCCGCGTACTTTTATCGGTCCGATAAATATTCCATACATAGTTAGTCAGGGATATCTTGTATTTGTGCCAGATATTCATTATAAGTTCGGAGAGACAGGTATGAGCGCTTATAATTCAGTAGTCTCTGCTGCCGAGTATATGGCTACAAAACCTTATGTTGACTCAACAAAAATGGGAATTCAAGGGCATAGTTTTGGTGGATATGAGACAAATTTTATTTTAACCAAAACTAATATATTTGCCGCAGCATGCTCAGCATCCGGAATAACTGATTTAATTTCTTTTTCTGGTGGACTTACATCTCAAGGGAAAAGTGTGCATTGGATGACTAGTAAAGGGCAAATTAGATTAAATGTAAAACTTTGGCAAGATCCCCAGCGATATATAAATAATTCGCCTTTGTTTTATCTTGATAAAATTACCACACCTTTATTGATGATGCATACTACAGATGATACAGCAGTGCCATTTGGGCAGGCATTGGAGCTTTTTAATGCACTTCGGCAGTTTCGTAAAAAGGTATGGATGTTAATATATAAGGGAGAGGATCATGTATTAAGAGATAAGCATAATGCTTATGACTATACAGTGAGGCAAATTCAATTTTTTGATCACTATCTGAAAGGGAAAGATTTGCCGAGCTGGATGGCACCGGCGGATTAA
- a CDS encoding FecR family protein, producing the protein MPVDSDYIEQLVLEEITGVISPEDHVKLLELIAQEPKAKAIWDELHAQLPENYMAELRQKLAVELPADGILDKIREKRKVKRFTIVRQAAAYLAAAGVILLLVKLLWWPAPKVSQPIVENTISTRGATLEVPGKGNFTLNKRFDTLSLGVVTVYKNDDTIWWTNGGKVTDAHATIPDGISLYMRFPDGSKIWMNARSTINFPMAFNGDNRELSIKGEAYLDVAPDPLRPFVVNVPNAKVAVLGTAFGINTLDGKKVSVALTRGKVQMRTFKDSLLLTPGLAVCFKQGQKLKAVPFDTAALLKRQKGIYTFNNATIGEIVNVLNRVRPVPLIIQDNVDTMRFSGAINMKAPLARIFEDVRWENQELDFDVSLNQEDSVIHLLRRRGR; encoded by the coding sequence ATGCCGGTAGACTCCGACTATATAGAACAGCTTGTGCTGGAAGAAATTACCGGGGTTATTTCTCCGGAAGATCATGTGAAGCTTTTAGAGCTGATAGCGCAAGAACCAAAGGCAAAAGCGATATGGGATGAGCTGCATGCTCAGTTACCAGAGAACTATATGGCGGAACTCCGTCAGAAACTAGCCGTGGAACTTCCTGCAGATGGCATCCTGGACAAGATCCGGGAAAAGCGAAAGGTGAAACGGTTCACCATAGTTCGCCAGGCTGCGGCTTACCTGGCGGCCGCAGGGGTAATATTATTATTGGTCAAACTATTATGGTGGCCAGCGCCTAAAGTGTCCCAACCTATTGTAGAAAATACCATCTCTACCAGGGGAGCCACCCTGGAGGTCCCGGGCAAGGGGAACTTTACATTGAATAAGCGATTTGACACCCTGTCTTTAGGAGTTGTCACAGTATATAAAAATGACGATACGATCTGGTGGACAAATGGGGGGAAAGTAACAGATGCACATGCTACAATTCCGGATGGAATAAGTTTATATATGCGGTTTCCGGATGGAAGTAAGATCTGGATGAATGCGAGGTCTACGATCAACTTCCCCATGGCATTCAATGGTGATAACAGGGAACTCTCCATAAAGGGAGAAGCCTACCTGGATGTAGCGCCTGATCCATTGCGGCCATTTGTAGTAAATGTACCAAATGCAAAAGTAGCTGTATTAGGCACGGCATTCGGAATTAATACCCTGGATGGGAAAAAGGTGTCTGTTGCGCTGACAAGGGGAAAAGTCCAGATGAGGACCTTTAAGGATTCTCTGCTACTCACTCCGGGTCTGGCAGTCTGCTTCAAACAGGGGCAAAAATTAAAGGCAGTACCATTTGATACAGCGGCGTTGCTCAAAAGACAGAAGGGGATATATACGTTTAATAATGCGACAATTGGGGAAATCGTGAATGTCCTCAACCGGGTAAGGCCAGTTCCACTGATAATACAAGATAATGTAGATACGATGAGATTTTCAGGAGCGATAAATATGAAAGCCCCCTTAGCAAGAATATTTGAAGATGTCAGGTGGGAAAATCAGGAATTAGACTTCGACGTTTCATTGAATCAGGAGGATTCGGTCATACATCTGCTTAGAAGAAGAGGCAGGTAG
- a CDS encoding SusC/RagA family TonB-linked outer membrane protein — protein MRLPTPVNCLVVIYTFCAFIFTCVPLQVYGQYSGYKVTLKAQNVTLEYVFSEIQKQTGLVFGYSNDKLNQNEKVNISYWRVPLEEVLADLLIKRGFVWKIVDNGIAIREGKPDEQLLQYRKNLDKGIKEIMFNRNLDEVVVSGYKMTTILLNTGNTVPAIRAPGIKPQFQYTGNILNQLQGQVPGLQISMSGGMFATAIDIKIRGQLSLTNGTMPLIIVDGVPVKSQITDGLGSSIWGAVSSALAYINPADIESIDVLKDADATAIYGSRGANGVIVITTKRAQKGPGRLSLNVKAGTANVPRHLDLLNTKEYLDVRRQAFVNDKILPTVQNAPDLLKWDTTRYTDWQKDLIGGTAKFYNMQSAFTGGNDTTQYYVGTNYQKNGTVYPGNFYQEGWGLHLSASRGAPTQRLHLNGSWSYFNIHYYLPSSDFTNNIYLPPNTPPAYINGELNYSWVNPYIGLVGPEFTANVHNRFGNFAAQYLISKGLELKLLLGDQLLKGNSKTIMPITMVAPAVRNGTTGSMTMYYYQAGSTIMEPQIAYADSISDLKVDMLAGGTYQGATESRVTMVASGFMDDGHYDNLAYADSISGTNYKSVYRYLAAYGRIGFNYKGRYLVNLSVRRDGSSRFGSRSRYATFGGIGAGWIFSKEHLIDSNLKVLSFGKARVSYGSTGNDQVGDYQYMDEYTPVNNYQNGYALSPSSLANPDLAREKTRKLELALDLGFWNDKWMVSACYYLYHSTNQLASYPLPTMVGINTIVGNIPAVIRNYGWELEMRTQNITTANFSWSSVVNMTIPRNMLLCYPGSDANSNYLQVGKPLGSIFVYKSEGVDKQTGAYLFSDGNGNKLAATENLPRPYLVNTSPTYYGSIQHTFMYKRWRLDMVFMYVKQVGLSDLYDRVYVPGMQRNQDKNAIEGYWRNTGDNAVHQRLTVGGTLRTSYLKMLESDMAYVDCSYLRCQSLTLSRRLPLRKLHLEDGSVYVQSQNLFTLTPYKGLDPETQNRSKLPLLRSFSVGIQIQI, from the coding sequence ATGCGGCTTCCTACACCTGTAAATTGTCTTGTTGTTATTTATACTTTTTGTGCTTTCATCTTTACTTGTGTCCCGCTGCAGGTGTATGGCCAGTATTCCGGGTATAAAGTAACCTTAAAAGCACAAAATGTAACATTGGAATATGTATTTAGCGAAATTCAAAAGCAAACAGGGTTAGTATTTGGTTATAGTAATGATAAACTGAACCAAAATGAGAAAGTAAATATTAGTTATTGGAGGGTGCCACTGGAAGAGGTATTAGCTGATCTACTAATAAAGAGGGGATTTGTCTGGAAAATTGTCGACAATGGAATTGCCATCAGAGAGGGGAAACCTGATGAGCAGCTCTTACAATACCGGAAGAACCTGGACAAAGGGATCAAGGAAATTATGTTTAATAGGAACCTGGATGAAGTAGTGGTATCCGGGTACAAAATGACAACTATCCTGTTGAATACAGGGAACACCGTGCCTGCGATCAGAGCGCCGGGAATAAAACCGCAATTTCAGTACACAGGTAATATATTGAACCAACTACAAGGCCAGGTGCCTGGATTGCAGATCAGTATGAGTGGAGGCATGTTTGCTACTGCCATAGATATTAAAATTCGTGGACAGTTAAGTTTGACCAATGGTACTATGCCATTGATCATTGTGGATGGGGTACCTGTGAAATCCCAGATTACGGATGGCCTTGGGTCATCTATTTGGGGTGCCGTATCCTCTGCATTGGCTTATATCAATCCTGCTGACATAGAGAGTATTGATGTACTAAAAGATGCTGACGCTACTGCCATTTATGGATCAAGAGGTGCAAATGGTGTAATTGTTATTACCACAAAAAGAGCACAGAAAGGACCAGGGAGATTATCATTAAATGTTAAAGCAGGGACGGCGAATGTGCCCAGGCACCTGGATCTGTTGAATACAAAAGAGTACCTGGATGTGCGTAGGCAAGCTTTTGTTAATGATAAAATTTTGCCTACGGTGCAAAATGCGCCTGACCTGTTAAAATGGGATACCACCCGGTACACTGATTGGCAAAAGGACTTAATTGGTGGAACGGCCAAATTTTACAATATGCAGTCCGCCTTTACGGGTGGGAATGATACCACTCAGTATTATGTGGGTACGAATTATCAGAAAAATGGTACTGTGTATCCTGGCAATTTTTACCAGGAGGGATGGGGTTTGCACTTGAGTGCCTCAAGAGGAGCACCTACGCAACGTTTGCATCTAAATGGAAGTTGGAGCTATTTTAATATCCATTATTATCTGCCATCATCCGACTTTACCAATAATATTTATTTGCCACCCAATACGCCACCAGCATATATTAACGGAGAGCTGAATTACTCCTGGGTGAATCCTTACATCGGGCTAGTAGGACCTGAGTTCACAGCGAATGTGCATAACCGGTTTGGGAACTTTGCAGCGCAATATCTGATCAGCAAAGGATTGGAACTGAAATTATTGTTGGGTGATCAGTTGTTGAAGGGAAATAGTAAGACGATCATGCCTATCACTATGGTAGCACCTGCGGTGAGGAATGGTACAACCGGAAGTATGACTATGTATTATTATCAGGCTGGATCTACGATTATGGAACCGCAAATCGCTTACGCTGATTCAATCAGTGATTTAAAAGTGGATATGTTAGCAGGAGGTACTTACCAGGGTGCTACGGAAAGCAGGGTAACAATGGTCGCCAGTGGATTTATGGATGATGGGCATTATGATAACCTGGCTTATGCAGATTCTATTTCCGGGACTAATTATAAAAGCGTGTATAGGTACCTGGCTGCTTATGGTAGGATCGGGTTTAATTATAAAGGAAGGTACTTAGTGAATCTAAGTGTAAGAAGAGATGGGAGTAGCCGGTTTGGTAGCAGAAGCCGATACGCAACTTTTGGAGGCATAGGTGCGGGCTGGATCTTTTCGAAAGAACATTTAATTGATTCCAATTTGAAAGTGCTGAGTTTTGGTAAAGCAAGGGTGAGCTATGGTTCAACAGGAAATGACCAGGTGGGCGACTATCAATACATGGATGAATATACGCCTGTGAACAACTACCAGAATGGGTATGCGTTGTCTCCTTCCAGTCTGGCTAATCCAGATCTGGCCAGGGAGAAAACCAGGAAACTGGAGTTGGCATTAGACCTCGGCTTCTGGAATGATAAGTGGATGGTGTCCGCATGTTACTACCTTTATCACTCTACGAATCAGTTGGCTTCATATCCGCTGCCGACGATGGTGGGCATCAATACGATTGTTGGCAACATACCGGCAGTTATCAGGAATTATGGATGGGAGTTGGAAATGCGTACACAGAATATTACGACGGCCAATTTTAGTTGGTCATCGGTAGTCAATATGACTATCCCACGAAATATGCTCTTATGCTACCCTGGATCAGATGCTAATAGCAACTATTTACAGGTAGGCAAGCCCCTGGGATCCATTTTCGTATACAAATCCGAAGGTGTGGATAAACAAACAGGTGCTTATCTTTTTTCTGATGGTAATGGTAATAAGTTGGCCGCAACTGAAAACTTGCCCAGGCCTTATTTGGTGAACACTTCGCCGACTTATTACGGGAGTATACAGCATACTTTTATGTATAAGAGATGGAGATTGGATATGGTGTTTATGTATGTAAAGCAGGTTGGATTGAGTGATTTATATGATCGTGTATATGTACCCGGTATGCAACGTAACCAGGATAAAAATGCAATTGAAGGGTATTGGCGTAACACAGGTGATAATGCAGTGCATCAGCGCCTGACTGTTGGCGGAACATTGAGAACGAGCTATCTGAAAATGTTGGAGAGTGATATGGCGTATGTGGATTGCTCGTATTTACGGTGTCAATCATTGACATTGTCCCGGAGATTACCCTTACGTAAGCTGCATCTTGAAGATGGTAGCGTTTATGTGCAAAGCCAGAATCTATTTACGCTTACACCCTATAAAGGATTGGACCCTGAAACACAGAACCGGTCAAAGTTGCCACTACTTAGATCATTTAGTGTGGGTATCCAGATACAAATTTAA
- a CDS encoding RagB/SusD family nutrient uptake outer membrane protein, with protein MRYLFIVMIVIIGSACNKILDAGQPTDKVTSVTVYESNTTAIAALNGIYSTMSSGGPVTGNKGLSFLCGLSADEFILQASDMNLQAVYQNALVAGDVDCWTDFYNYIYQANLALEGLEKSQSLKETVRKQLKGEALFVRAFSYFYLVNLYGDVPLLLNTDYKYNAVQPRTAALTVYAQIVNDLNNAVEVLSGDFLAGDVETVSSDRVRPGIWSAKALLARVYLYTGEYEKAVKAADTILKKKDLFDTVPLVNVFLKNSREAIWQLQPVKNNYTDEGYLFLVDTLAACSKSLLHAFEVGDKRQQNWVLNGYPFKYKSDLPVDNPLEYLMMIRVGELYLIRAESKAHLKDLNGALADLNIIRKRAGIKGLKANTQEQILSAIIQERRVELFSEWGHRWFDLKRSGNMDEVMKTKTSNWQAYQQLYPLMESELRANPYLKQNAGY; from the coding sequence ATGAGGTATTTATTCATCGTAATGATTGTAATTATTGGTAGTGCCTGTAATAAGATCTTAGATGCAGGACAACCTACTGATAAAGTTACTTCAGTAACAGTATATGAGAGCAATACCACCGCTATTGCCGCTTTAAATGGTATTTATTCTACAATGAGTAGTGGTGGTCCGGTAACAGGGAATAAAGGATTGTCATTCCTGTGTGGACTTTCGGCGGATGAATTCATCTTACAGGCAAGTGATATGAACCTGCAAGCAGTATATCAAAATGCACTGGTGGCAGGAGATGTGGATTGTTGGACGGATTTCTATAATTATATCTACCAGGCAAATCTGGCATTAGAAGGACTAGAAAAAAGTCAGTCTTTGAAAGAGACGGTGCGAAAACAATTAAAAGGAGAGGCTTTATTTGTGCGGGCATTTAGTTATTTCTACCTGGTTAATTTATATGGAGATGTGCCCTTATTATTGAATACGGATTACAAGTATAATGCGGTACAGCCGAGGACTGCCGCGTTGACTGTTTATGCACAGATTGTAAATGATCTGAATAATGCCGTGGAGGTATTGAGCGGAGATTTTCTGGCAGGTGATGTAGAAACAGTTTCTTCCGATCGGGTGAGGCCTGGTATTTGGTCTGCGAAGGCTTTGTTGGCGCGGGTTTATTTATATACGGGAGAATATGAAAAGGCCGTAAAAGCAGCCGATACCATACTGAAAAAAAAGGATCTGTTTGATACTGTACCGTTGGTAAATGTATTTCTGAAGAATAGCAGGGAAGCTATTTGGCAGTTACAACCAGTGAAGAATAATTATACTGACGAAGGATATTTATTTCTTGTAGATACCTTGGCAGCCTGTAGTAAATCTTTGTTGCATGCATTTGAAGTCGGAGATAAGCGGCAGCAGAACTGGGTATTAAATGGTTATCCTTTTAAGTATAAGAGTGACTTACCTGTGGATAACCCGTTAGAATATCTGATGATGATAAGAGTTGGTGAGTTATACCTGATCCGGGCAGAATCAAAAGCACATTTGAAGGATCTGAATGGTGCGCTGGCAGATCTAAATATAATTAGAAAGCGAGCTGGAATTAAGGGATTGAAGGCTAATACGCAAGAGCAAATATTAAGTGCCATTATACAAGAACGTAGGGTTGAATTATTCAGTGAATGGGGACACAGATGGTTTGATTTAAAACGAAGTGGAAACATGGATGAGGTGATGAAAACGAAAACCAGTAACTGGCAAGCTTATCAACAATTGTATCCGTTGATGGAAAGTGAGTTGAGAGCAAACCCTTATCTGAAGCAGAATGCAGGCTATTAA
- a CDS encoding RNA polymerase sigma factor, producing the protein MSNCHNHIGDDLLKLIKKGDELAFAAFCDLYRTFLFVNANKRLQNEDESKDVVQDICIWIWEHRASIDVSKGVQAWLRGAVRNKTSELIRQKIARRNREQHFADQQTQIVQMSRHIEMKELGAQINSAISAISPATRQAFILSYLEDKSLKEIAEEMGINVQSVKNHIHRALKQLRKKLPKK; encoded by the coding sequence ATGAGCAATTGCCATAATCACATTGGGGATGACTTACTTAAACTCATTAAAAAAGGAGATGAGTTAGCGTTCGCAGCATTCTGCGATCTGTATCGCACATTCCTTTTTGTAAATGCCAACAAACGTTTGCAGAATGAAGATGAATCGAAAGATGTAGTACAGGATATTTGCATCTGGATTTGGGAGCACCGTGCATCCATCGATGTTTCAAAAGGAGTACAGGCCTGGCTGAGGGGAGCTGTACGTAATAAGACGTCGGAATTGATCCGACAGAAAATAGCACGCCGCAATAGAGAACAGCACTTTGCCGACCAACAGACACAGATCGTTCAGATGTCTCGCCACATAGAGATGAAAGAGCTGGGAGCGCAAATTAACTCCGCCATCAGTGCCATCTCACCAGCCACACGCCAGGCATTTATTTTATCTTATCTCGAAGATAAAAGTCTGAAAGAAATTGCAGAAGAAATGGGTATTAATGTTCAGTCTGTTAAGAACCATATTCATCGTGCCCTGAAACAGCTCAGGAAAAAATTACCCAAAAAATAG